From one Neofelis nebulosa isolate mNeoNeb1 chromosome 4, mNeoNeb1.pri, whole genome shotgun sequence genomic stretch:
- the MPND gene encoding MPN domain-containing protein isoform X2, which produces MAAPEPLSPAGGAGEEAPDEDEDEAEAEDPERPAGAGGARSGGGGGGGGGGGGGGGGGAGAGAGPGGCGGPGGALTRRAVTLRVLLKDALLEPGAGVLSIYYLGKKFMGDLQPDGRIVWQETGQVFNSPSAWATHCKKLVNPAKKSGCGWASVKYKGQKLDKYKAAWLRRHQLHIPTAAADESPASEGEEEELLMEEEEEEVLAGVSTEDKSRRLPAKGPLEPAHPEAVPPGKRVENKIRVPVRYCMLGSRDSARNPHTLVEVTSFAAINKFQPFNVAISSNVLFLLDFHSHLTRSEVVGYLGGRWDINSQMLTVLRAFPCRSRLGDADMAATMEEEIYQSLLLRGLSLVGWYHSHPHSPALPSLQDIDSQMDYQLRLQGSSNGFQPCLALLCAPYYSGNPGPESKISPFWVMPPPECDSLTAGPGHIPSWDRRLGVTGSCPCQQRPSDYGIPMDVEMAYVQDNFLTNDILHEMMLLVEFYKGAPDLVRFQEPWSQEHTFLDKLKISLASRTPKDQGLCPVLEQVYSLLKQGS; this is translated from the exons ATGGCAG CTCCGGAGCCGCTGTCCCCGGCGGGTGGCGCGGGCGAGGAGGCACCGGATGAGGACGAGGACGAGGCAGAGGCCGAGGACCCCGAGAGGCCGGCTGGAGCTGGCGGCGCGCGCAGCggaggcggcgggggcgggggcgggggcggtggcggcggcggcggcggcggggccggaGCCGGGGCGGGCCCGGGGGGCTGCGGCGGGCCCGGGGGCGCGCTCACCCGGCGCGCGGTCACGCTGCGGGTGCTCCTCAAAGATGCGCTACTGGAGCCCGGCGCCGGGGTGCTGTCCATCTACTACTTG GGGAAGAAGTTCATGGGGGACCTACAGCCCGACGGGAGGATCGTGTGGCAGGAAACGGGACAGGTGTTCAACTCACCCAGCGCCTGGGCCACCCACTGCAAGAAGCTGGTGAACCCGGCCAAGAAGTCCGGCTGTGGCTGGGCCTCTGTCAAGTACAAGGGCCAGAAACTGGACAAGTACAAGGCGGCCTGGCTCCGGCGACACCAGCTGCACATTCCCACGGCTGCTGCCGATGAG agCCCGGCCagtgaaggggaggaggaggagctgttgatggaggaagaagaggaggaggttCTGGCAGGGGTCTCCACTGAGGACAAGAGTCGGAGACTACCTGCCAAGGGACCCTTGGAGCCTGCGCACCCAG AGGCCGTGCCCCCCGGGAAGCGGGTGGAAAACAAGATCCGGGTGCCTGTGCGGTATTGCATGCTGGGCAGTCGAGACTCTGCCAG GAACCCCCACACCCTGGTGGAAGTAACATCCTTCGCTGCCATCAACAAGTTCCAGCCGTTCAACGTGGCCATCTCCAGCAACGTGCTGTTCCTGCTG GACTTCCACAGCCACCTGACTCGAAGCGAGGTcgtggggtacctggggggcCGCTGGGACATCAACAGCCAGA TGCTCACGGTGCTGAGAGCCTTCCCCTGTCGGAGCCGGCTGGGGGACGCGGATATGGCGGCCACCATGGAAGAGGAG ATCTACCAGAGCCTGCTCCTGCGGGGCCTGTCCCTGGTGGGCTGGTACCACAGCCACCCGCACAGCCCCGCGCTCCCGTCGCTGCAGGACATCGACTCGCAGATGGACTACCAGCTGCGGCTGCAGGGCTCCAGCAACGGCTTCCAGCCCTGCCTCGCCCTGCTCTGCG CCCCTTACTACTCTGGCAACCCGGGCCCCGAGTCTAAGATCTCCCCCTTCTGGGTGATGCCGCCCCCCGAG TGTGATTCTCTGACTGCTGGCCCAGGACACATCCCCTCGTGGGATCGGAGGCTGGGCGTGACTGGCTCGTGTCCCTGCCAGCAAAGGCCCAGTGACTACGGCATCCCCATGGACGTGGAGATGGCCTACGTCCAGGACAACTTCCTGACTAATGACATCCTTCATGAGATG ATGCTGCTGGTGGAATTCTACAAGGGCGCCCCTGACCTCGTGAGGTTCCAGGAGCCCTGGAGCCAGGAGCACACGTTCCTCGACAAGCTGAAG ATCTCCCTGGCCAGCAGGACACCCAAGGACCAGGGCCTGTGCCCCGTGCTGGAGCAGGTTTACAGCCTTCTTAAACAAGGGAGCTGA
- the MPND gene encoding MPN domain-containing protein isoform X5 → MAAPEPLSPAGGAGEEAPDEDEDEAEAEDPERPAGAGGARSGGGGGGGGGGGGGGGGGAGAGAGPGGCGGPGGALTRRAVTLRVLLKDALLEPGAGVLSIYYLGKKFMGDLQPDGRIVWQETGQVFNSPSAWATHCKKLVNPAKKSGCGWASVKYKGQKLDKYKAAWLRRHQLHIPTAAADESPASEGEEEELLMEEEEEEVLAGVSTEDKSRRLPAKGPLEPAHPEAVPPGKRVENKIRVPVRYCMLGSRDSARNPHTLVEVTSFAAINKFQPFNVAISSNVLFLLDFHSHLTRSEVVGYLGGRWDINSQMLTVLRAFPCRSRLGDADMAATMEEEDIDSQMDYQLRLQGSSNGFQPCLALLCAPYYSGNPGPESKISPFWVMPPPECDSLTAGPGHIPSWDRRLGVTGSCPCQQRPSDYGIPMDVEMAYVQDNFLTNDILHEMMLLVEFYKGAPDLVRFQEPWSQEHTFLDKLKISLASRTPKDQGLCPVLEQVYSLLKQGS, encoded by the exons ATGGCAG CTCCGGAGCCGCTGTCCCCGGCGGGTGGCGCGGGCGAGGAGGCACCGGATGAGGACGAGGACGAGGCAGAGGCCGAGGACCCCGAGAGGCCGGCTGGAGCTGGCGGCGCGCGCAGCggaggcggcgggggcgggggcgggggcggtggcggcggcggcggcggcggggccggaGCCGGGGCGGGCCCGGGGGGCTGCGGCGGGCCCGGGGGCGCGCTCACCCGGCGCGCGGTCACGCTGCGGGTGCTCCTCAAAGATGCGCTACTGGAGCCCGGCGCCGGGGTGCTGTCCATCTACTACTTG GGGAAGAAGTTCATGGGGGACCTACAGCCCGACGGGAGGATCGTGTGGCAGGAAACGGGACAGGTGTTCAACTCACCCAGCGCCTGGGCCACCCACTGCAAGAAGCTGGTGAACCCGGCCAAGAAGTCCGGCTGTGGCTGGGCCTCTGTCAAGTACAAGGGCCAGAAACTGGACAAGTACAAGGCGGCCTGGCTCCGGCGACACCAGCTGCACATTCCCACGGCTGCTGCCGATGAG agCCCGGCCagtgaaggggaggaggaggagctgttgatggaggaagaagaggaggaggttCTGGCAGGGGTCTCCACTGAGGACAAGAGTCGGAGACTACCTGCCAAGGGACCCTTGGAGCCTGCGCACCCAG AGGCCGTGCCCCCCGGGAAGCGGGTGGAAAACAAGATCCGGGTGCCTGTGCGGTATTGCATGCTGGGCAGTCGAGACTCTGCCAG GAACCCCCACACCCTGGTGGAAGTAACATCCTTCGCTGCCATCAACAAGTTCCAGCCGTTCAACGTGGCCATCTCCAGCAACGTGCTGTTCCTGCTG GACTTCCACAGCCACCTGACTCGAAGCGAGGTcgtggggtacctggggggcCGCTGGGACATCAACAGCCAGA TGCTCACGGTGCTGAGAGCCTTCCCCTGTCGGAGCCGGCTGGGGGACGCGGATATGGCGGCCACCATGGAAGAGGAG GACATCGACTCGCAGATGGACTACCAGCTGCGGCTGCAGGGCTCCAGCAACGGCTTCCAGCCCTGCCTCGCCCTGCTCTGCG CCCCTTACTACTCTGGCAACCCGGGCCCCGAGTCTAAGATCTCCCCCTTCTGGGTGATGCCGCCCCCCGAG TGTGATTCTCTGACTGCTGGCCCAGGACACATCCCCTCGTGGGATCGGAGGCTGGGCGTGACTGGCTCGTGTCCCTGCCAGCAAAGGCCCAGTGACTACGGCATCCCCATGGACGTGGAGATGGCCTACGTCCAGGACAACTTCCTGACTAATGACATCCTTCATGAGATG ATGCTGCTGGTGGAATTCTACAAGGGCGCCCCTGACCTCGTGAGGTTCCAGGAGCCCTGGAGCCAGGAGCACACGTTCCTCGACAAGCTGAAG ATCTCCCTGGCCAGCAGGACACCCAAGGACCAGGGCCTGTGCCCCGTGCTGGAGCAGGTTTACAGCCTTCTTAAACAAGGGAGCTGA
- the MPND gene encoding MPN domain-containing protein isoform X3, with the protein MAAPEPLSPAGGAGEEAPDEDEDEAEAEDPERPAGAGGARSGGGGGGGGGGGGGGGGGAGAGAGPGGCGGPGGALTRRAVTLRVLLKDALLEPGAGVLSIYYLGKKFMGDLQPDGRIVWQETGQVFNSPSAWATHCKKLVNPAKKSGCGWASVKYKGQKLDKYKAAWLRRHQLHIPTAAADESPASEGEEEELLMEEEEEEVLAGVSTEDKSRRLPAKGPLEPAHPEAVPPGKRVENKIRVPVRYCMLGSRDSARNPHTLVEVTSFAAINKFQPFNVAISSNVLFLLDFHSHLTRSEVVGYLGGRWDINSQMLTVLRAFPCRSRLGDADMAATMEEEPRLCPQIYQSLLLRGLSLVGWYHSHPHSPALPSLQDIDSQMDYQLRLQGSSNGFQPCLALLCAPYYSGNPGPESKISPFWVMPPPEQRPSDYGIPMDVEMAYVQDNFLTNDILHEMMLLVEFYKGAPDLVRFQEPWSQEHTFLDKLKISLASRTPKDQGLCPVLEQVYSLLKQGS; encoded by the exons ATGGCAG CTCCGGAGCCGCTGTCCCCGGCGGGTGGCGCGGGCGAGGAGGCACCGGATGAGGACGAGGACGAGGCAGAGGCCGAGGACCCCGAGAGGCCGGCTGGAGCTGGCGGCGCGCGCAGCggaggcggcgggggcgggggcgggggcggtggcggcggcggcggcggcggggccggaGCCGGGGCGGGCCCGGGGGGCTGCGGCGGGCCCGGGGGCGCGCTCACCCGGCGCGCGGTCACGCTGCGGGTGCTCCTCAAAGATGCGCTACTGGAGCCCGGCGCCGGGGTGCTGTCCATCTACTACTTG GGGAAGAAGTTCATGGGGGACCTACAGCCCGACGGGAGGATCGTGTGGCAGGAAACGGGACAGGTGTTCAACTCACCCAGCGCCTGGGCCACCCACTGCAAGAAGCTGGTGAACCCGGCCAAGAAGTCCGGCTGTGGCTGGGCCTCTGTCAAGTACAAGGGCCAGAAACTGGACAAGTACAAGGCGGCCTGGCTCCGGCGACACCAGCTGCACATTCCCACGGCTGCTGCCGATGAG agCCCGGCCagtgaaggggaggaggaggagctgttgatggaggaagaagaggaggaggttCTGGCAGGGGTCTCCACTGAGGACAAGAGTCGGAGACTACCTGCCAAGGGACCCTTGGAGCCTGCGCACCCAG AGGCCGTGCCCCCCGGGAAGCGGGTGGAAAACAAGATCCGGGTGCCTGTGCGGTATTGCATGCTGGGCAGTCGAGACTCTGCCAG GAACCCCCACACCCTGGTGGAAGTAACATCCTTCGCTGCCATCAACAAGTTCCAGCCGTTCAACGTGGCCATCTCCAGCAACGTGCTGTTCCTGCTG GACTTCCACAGCCACCTGACTCGAAGCGAGGTcgtggggtacctggggggcCGCTGGGACATCAACAGCCAGA TGCTCACGGTGCTGAGAGCCTTCCCCTGTCGGAGCCGGCTGGGGGACGCGGATATGGCGGCCACCATGGAAGAGGAG CCTCGCCTGTGCCCCCAGATCTACCAGAGCCTGCTCCTGCGGGGCCTGTCCCTGGTGGGCTGGTACCACAGCCACCCGCACAGCCCCGCGCTCCCGTCGCTGCAGGACATCGACTCGCAGATGGACTACCAGCTGCGGCTGCAGGGCTCCAGCAACGGCTTCCAGCCCTGCCTCGCCCTGCTCTGCG CCCCTTACTACTCTGGCAACCCGGGCCCCGAGTCTAAGATCTCCCCCTTCTGGGTGATGCCGCCCCCCGAG CAAAGGCCCAGTGACTACGGCATCCCCATGGACGTGGAGATGGCCTACGTCCAGGACAACTTCCTGACTAATGACATCCTTCATGAGATG ATGCTGCTGGTGGAATTCTACAAGGGCGCCCCTGACCTCGTGAGGTTCCAGGAGCCCTGGAGCCAGGAGCACACGTTCCTCGACAAGCTGAAG ATCTCCCTGGCCAGCAGGACACCCAAGGACCAGGGCCTGTGCCCCGTGCTGGAGCAGGTTTACAGCCTTCTTAAACAAGGGAGCTGA
- the MPND gene encoding MPN domain-containing protein isoform X1 gives MAAPEPLSPAGGAGEEAPDEDEDEAEAEDPERPAGAGGARSGGGGGGGGGGGGGGGGGAGAGAGPGGCGGPGGALTRRAVTLRVLLKDALLEPGAGVLSIYYLGKKFMGDLQPDGRIVWQETGQVFNSPSAWATHCKKLVNPAKKSGCGWASVKYKGQKLDKYKAAWLRRHQLHIPTAAADESPASEGEEEELLMEEEEEEVLAGVSTEDKSRRLPAKGPLEPAHPEAVPPGKRVENKIRVPVRYCMLGSRDSARNPHTLVEVTSFAAINKFQPFNVAISSNVLFLLDFHSHLTRSEVVGYLGGRWDINSQMLTVLRAFPCRSRLGDADMAATMEEEPRLCPQIYQSLLLRGLSLVGWYHSHPHSPALPSLQDIDSQMDYQLRLQGSSNGFQPCLALLCAPYYSGNPGPESKISPFWVMPPPECDSLTAGPGHIPSWDRRLGVTGSCPCQQRPSDYGIPMDVEMAYVQDNFLTNDILHEMMLLVEFYKGAPDLVRFQEPWSQEHTFLDKLKISLASRTPKDQGLCPVLEQVYSLLKQGS, from the exons ATGGCAG CTCCGGAGCCGCTGTCCCCGGCGGGTGGCGCGGGCGAGGAGGCACCGGATGAGGACGAGGACGAGGCAGAGGCCGAGGACCCCGAGAGGCCGGCTGGAGCTGGCGGCGCGCGCAGCggaggcggcgggggcgggggcgggggcggtggcggcggcggcggcggcggggccggaGCCGGGGCGGGCCCGGGGGGCTGCGGCGGGCCCGGGGGCGCGCTCACCCGGCGCGCGGTCACGCTGCGGGTGCTCCTCAAAGATGCGCTACTGGAGCCCGGCGCCGGGGTGCTGTCCATCTACTACTTG GGGAAGAAGTTCATGGGGGACCTACAGCCCGACGGGAGGATCGTGTGGCAGGAAACGGGACAGGTGTTCAACTCACCCAGCGCCTGGGCCACCCACTGCAAGAAGCTGGTGAACCCGGCCAAGAAGTCCGGCTGTGGCTGGGCCTCTGTCAAGTACAAGGGCCAGAAACTGGACAAGTACAAGGCGGCCTGGCTCCGGCGACACCAGCTGCACATTCCCACGGCTGCTGCCGATGAG agCCCGGCCagtgaaggggaggaggaggagctgttgatggaggaagaagaggaggaggttCTGGCAGGGGTCTCCACTGAGGACAAGAGTCGGAGACTACCTGCCAAGGGACCCTTGGAGCCTGCGCACCCAG AGGCCGTGCCCCCCGGGAAGCGGGTGGAAAACAAGATCCGGGTGCCTGTGCGGTATTGCATGCTGGGCAGTCGAGACTCTGCCAG GAACCCCCACACCCTGGTGGAAGTAACATCCTTCGCTGCCATCAACAAGTTCCAGCCGTTCAACGTGGCCATCTCCAGCAACGTGCTGTTCCTGCTG GACTTCCACAGCCACCTGACTCGAAGCGAGGTcgtggggtacctggggggcCGCTGGGACATCAACAGCCAGA TGCTCACGGTGCTGAGAGCCTTCCCCTGTCGGAGCCGGCTGGGGGACGCGGATATGGCGGCCACCATGGAAGAGGAG CCTCGCCTGTGCCCCCAGATCTACCAGAGCCTGCTCCTGCGGGGCCTGTCCCTGGTGGGCTGGTACCACAGCCACCCGCACAGCCCCGCGCTCCCGTCGCTGCAGGACATCGACTCGCAGATGGACTACCAGCTGCGGCTGCAGGGCTCCAGCAACGGCTTCCAGCCCTGCCTCGCCCTGCTCTGCG CCCCTTACTACTCTGGCAACCCGGGCCCCGAGTCTAAGATCTCCCCCTTCTGGGTGATGCCGCCCCCCGAG TGTGATTCTCTGACTGCTGGCCCAGGACACATCCCCTCGTGGGATCGGAGGCTGGGCGTGACTGGCTCGTGTCCCTGCCAGCAAAGGCCCAGTGACTACGGCATCCCCATGGACGTGGAGATGGCCTACGTCCAGGACAACTTCCTGACTAATGACATCCTTCATGAGATG ATGCTGCTGGTGGAATTCTACAAGGGCGCCCCTGACCTCGTGAGGTTCCAGGAGCCCTGGAGCCAGGAGCACACGTTCCTCGACAAGCTGAAG ATCTCCCTGGCCAGCAGGACACCCAAGGACCAGGGCCTGTGCCCCGTGCTGGAGCAGGTTTACAGCCTTCTTAAACAAGGGAGCTGA
- the MPND gene encoding MPN domain-containing protein isoform X4 — MAAPEPLSPAGGAGEEAPDEDEDEAEAEDPERPAGAGGARSGGGGGGGGGGGGGGGGGAGAGAGPGGCGGPGGALTRRAVTLRVLLKDALLEPGAGVLSIYYLGKKFMGDLQPDGRIVWQETGQVFNSPSAWATHCKKLVNPAKKSGCGWASVKYKGQKLDKYKAAWLRRHQLHIPTAAADESPASEGEEEELLMEEEEEEVLAGVSTEDKSRRLPAKGPLEPAHPEAVPPGKRVENKIRVPVRYCMLGSRDSARNPHTLVEVTSFAAINKFQPFNVAISSNVLFLLDFHSHLTRSEVVGYLGGRWDINSQMLTVLRAFPCRSRLGDADMAATMEEEIYQSLLLRGLSLVGWYHSHPHSPALPSLQDIDSQMDYQLRLQGSSNGFQPCLALLCAPYYSGNPGPESKISPFWVMPPPEQRPSDYGIPMDVEMAYVQDNFLTNDILHEMMLLVEFYKGAPDLVRFQEPWSQEHTFLDKLKISLASRTPKDQGLCPVLEQVYSLLKQGS, encoded by the exons ATGGCAG CTCCGGAGCCGCTGTCCCCGGCGGGTGGCGCGGGCGAGGAGGCACCGGATGAGGACGAGGACGAGGCAGAGGCCGAGGACCCCGAGAGGCCGGCTGGAGCTGGCGGCGCGCGCAGCggaggcggcgggggcgggggcgggggcggtggcggcggcggcggcggcggggccggaGCCGGGGCGGGCCCGGGGGGCTGCGGCGGGCCCGGGGGCGCGCTCACCCGGCGCGCGGTCACGCTGCGGGTGCTCCTCAAAGATGCGCTACTGGAGCCCGGCGCCGGGGTGCTGTCCATCTACTACTTG GGGAAGAAGTTCATGGGGGACCTACAGCCCGACGGGAGGATCGTGTGGCAGGAAACGGGACAGGTGTTCAACTCACCCAGCGCCTGGGCCACCCACTGCAAGAAGCTGGTGAACCCGGCCAAGAAGTCCGGCTGTGGCTGGGCCTCTGTCAAGTACAAGGGCCAGAAACTGGACAAGTACAAGGCGGCCTGGCTCCGGCGACACCAGCTGCACATTCCCACGGCTGCTGCCGATGAG agCCCGGCCagtgaaggggaggaggaggagctgttgatggaggaagaagaggaggaggttCTGGCAGGGGTCTCCACTGAGGACAAGAGTCGGAGACTACCTGCCAAGGGACCCTTGGAGCCTGCGCACCCAG AGGCCGTGCCCCCCGGGAAGCGGGTGGAAAACAAGATCCGGGTGCCTGTGCGGTATTGCATGCTGGGCAGTCGAGACTCTGCCAG GAACCCCCACACCCTGGTGGAAGTAACATCCTTCGCTGCCATCAACAAGTTCCAGCCGTTCAACGTGGCCATCTCCAGCAACGTGCTGTTCCTGCTG GACTTCCACAGCCACCTGACTCGAAGCGAGGTcgtggggtacctggggggcCGCTGGGACATCAACAGCCAGA TGCTCACGGTGCTGAGAGCCTTCCCCTGTCGGAGCCGGCTGGGGGACGCGGATATGGCGGCCACCATGGAAGAGGAG ATCTACCAGAGCCTGCTCCTGCGGGGCCTGTCCCTGGTGGGCTGGTACCACAGCCACCCGCACAGCCCCGCGCTCCCGTCGCTGCAGGACATCGACTCGCAGATGGACTACCAGCTGCGGCTGCAGGGCTCCAGCAACGGCTTCCAGCCCTGCCTCGCCCTGCTCTGCG CCCCTTACTACTCTGGCAACCCGGGCCCCGAGTCTAAGATCTCCCCCTTCTGGGTGATGCCGCCCCCCGAG CAAAGGCCCAGTGACTACGGCATCCCCATGGACGTGGAGATGGCCTACGTCCAGGACAACTTCCTGACTAATGACATCCTTCATGAGATG ATGCTGCTGGTGGAATTCTACAAGGGCGCCCCTGACCTCGTGAGGTTCCAGGAGCCCTGGAGCCAGGAGCACACGTTCCTCGACAAGCTGAAG ATCTCCCTGGCCAGCAGGACACCCAAGGACCAGGGCCTGTGCCCCGTGCTGGAGCAGGTTTACAGCCTTCTTAAACAAGGGAGCTGA